ACAACCTTCATAAACAGTTGATTATTTTTGTTCATACAGTGTTTATGTTGCATTTGTATTTCTGTGCAGGTGAACTGAGCTTAAGGAGAATCTTAAAACCGGCGGTCCATGTACATGGCGCTGACTGATGAGATCAGACAGGAATTCAATCACTTTTAAATCGCTCTCACTGCTACACATTCCTTGTGTTGCCAGTCTGTCCTCCTTCTCATTACCATCAGTCCCTGCAGCAGTCCTTAGATGTTTCTGTAAAGCAGAATTAAATGTATACAGTAGAGCCTGGTTGGTCAGTGCAGTCAGGCAGCTCTCCAGGTGCAGCAGGTAGGTGATGCCCCGGCTGATGCCGGTGTGAGGGTCGGCCAGTCTGCTGATGAGAGAGCCCGAGTATGACGGACAGTTCAGCGTCCTCTGATCCAGGTCCAACATAGCCAGATAACGACTGTAGCGAGCCAGAGAGTGAAGGATGCTGGTTGAAGAGCTGGAGGGAGATCTGGTGAAAGAACCGAGTAGAGTTTGGTCGTTTTTGCTTCAAACATGATCTTTTTCAAACAATGTATTAAGAGACATGGAATTTTAATGACTTAAGGTCTAAAGGATATGtattgaaataagaaaatggTGTAATCAGCAATATTAGGAAATATTAGCACACATTTCTTCCTGTTTCAATtacttacaaaaatgtttttaccctttcttctgtttcctcttttgcattttaattgtttttatttttacatcttttgCGCTTTGGTCTTTGTCTGGCcatgttgtttgggttctttttttGCCTACTGAGTTACGTAATAcattattacattacatttaatattaACATTGAAAACGTTCCTAAAAGGATTTAAAGACAACTTCACCATAACGGgaaaagataataaaacataaatattttaagCCTCCACAAAAGGTCATTTACTTTGGTTTAGCAGGATTGTTGTATGCTATTATTCACCACTACGTTCTGCTGGTGAAATGCTAGCATGCGACCGAGAGAAGGTGGAAGGGCATCTCAATATAAAGGGATTTTTGTGATGTAATTGACGTATGTAATTGAAAAGGCAAGATCTAAAGTAATGAAGAATTCAGTAAATCAGCAGTGGGTCTCTTGGAGTACCTATGTATTCCTATCAGTCTCCAGGTGATCAGGTCGGTCAGTTGCAGCGGGGCACTCAAACATGGCATCACAGCGTTCCTTTCAGGACCCGGGGCAGGCAGAAAGAGACTCAGAGCATCCACCATTTTTCTCACTAAAATCTCATCACCTCCGATGACAACCAGCGGCCGGCCACTCAGGAGACAGAACAAGGCATGCTGGGAGAATGAGTTCTGTTTGAGGAACCTGAGGGCTCTGAGTCCCGCCTTCCTTCTCCGTCTCTTATGGGATTGGATGTTGCTGTAGATATTTTGTGTGGGAGAGGGCGGGTCTGAGGTGAAGCTGGTGCAGTCAGACGCCTCCTCGACGCTCACCAACCTGAGAGGAGGGCAGGGCCGGGTCCACATCTCAATCTCGCCCAGGGCAACAGGCGGAGCGAAGTAGACGTGGAGGTTGGGTGCAGTCTTCACCATCTGATTGACTTCAGACCACTGAGACGTCGACGCGGTCGCTTCGTCAACTGATAACAGTAATAACAAGATTATTACATGTTACACATCTCTGTCTGTCCCAAATGAGACTCATTTACAAGACAAAGAGAGGATCAGACATGCTTTATACAAGGAAGAAAACCCAAGGGGGGATACACAGAAACCTcaaactgtctgtctgtttggttgtttgcgttcacacatgcaccccatCCAAACACTTTCATTAGACATTACAAATGTCACAGATACATTACCTTGCAGAGGTTTAGGTGTCTTCTCAGGATGTTTGTCTTCATGGATTTGACTGCTCTCCAAACAATCAGTAaccttcttctctttaattaaGACCTCGCCACTGACTGTTGTTTGCTTTAAGGACTCTTCTCTGTCAAATTCAGAACGTTCCTCTTGAACAGgctcttctttttcattctcACTTGCTGATGTAGTTGCATTTAGTTTACGCTCCACTTTGAGGACATCGTCAGCGTTGGACTCTGTCAGTTTCTCAAAGCCGTTCCCCAGCGGTTGGTGCTCTGCTTCTTCCTCTGTGATGGCGGTGAGGTCTTCAGGACAGATGGACTCAGTGGTGCTTAGCACCTCGATGCTGTCCTCACTGTTAGCCCGCCTGGCGTACACTCGCCCGCGCCTGATGCCTGAATCTCCTGCTGCTCGCCTTAAGGAAGTATCCACCATCATGACTGGTGTCTCTGTTGAAGGGAGCCATGTCAGAAGGTATGAACTGTAATTCCACTGCAGCACTATTAatgtgtggatttttttttttcaatcaatcatttaacCTTTACGAAGCAAAAATAAAGTAATTCAGTAGATTTGTCAGGTAAGTTTTCTGGACTgaagtattctttttttaatttcacccCTTACATTCATTGTCTTCAGTGTGCCTTGAGGCCATGAGATGGATAACAGATGGTAACATTAACATATTCAATTGAAATGaacatcacattttttcatACCTCTGCTATCAGATTTTGCGTCTAAATGCTGTGTCCGATAAGACTTCTCAGTCCCAAGCACTTCAATGCTGTCCCCGCTGCTCACACTTCCCATCATCTCTGTGGCAACGTAAGGGTCAGGGGTCACTCTCCCGGAATCTCCTGCCTCCATCTTGATGGGGATCTCCTCTACGCAGGACGAGAATGACTCCAGGCTCATCGGCTCCGACTGAAGCTCCTCCATgctgctcttcttcctcatctgtAGCTCTGCCTCggcgctctctctcccctcctcctcctcctctcggcCTTCTGGGCTCCACAGTTCAAACATGAAGTTGACGAGCTCGAGCCGTCTGGACAACGAGCGCGTGAGGCGAGCAGTTTGCAGTGCACCTCTATCGCCGCGCAGGCGTCGCTCTGTCTCACTGAGCTGCTCCTTCATGAGCGACAAGAAGTAGGAGTTACAAAGCTCATGCAGAGGCTTCAGCTGACGATCAGACctgcaggatgaggaggagaagaaggcgTAGGGGGGGCAGGGCTGGAGAGGCATCAATGCAGACAGATCGGTGAGAGAGTCGGCTGGGTCGTAAGGTAGGAAATCCGGCTGTTTCATTTTCCTGTTTGGGTAGGAAGTGACCTGGCGGAGGAGGTCTCTGTGATTACAGATCAAACGCTCCACAGCTTCAAGCTCATCCTCtgactcctcttcttctgttaaCCCGTTAACTGCCCTCAGACGCTCTGGGTCCTGTTGCAGAGTCAGCCGTGTGTACCTGAAACAGTTAAAGAGTCAATAAGCAGACAGTAACCTGCCACCTGGCTGGAAGCAGCTTTTCACTGCTGTTTCACTTCTCAGAAGTAGGGTTGACTACTCATGCGATTCATTTATCAATACACTTGCACCAATTATTGAAATTctaattttaaaaagtatggCAAAgggcgccagatagcctagcagttatgttgGCCTCATGTATTGAGGCTATCGTCCTCCAAttggcagcccgggttcaactCTGACCCTCTGCCACGTCATTCCCCCAATCTCTCATACCAGTTTCCGACCCCATCCACTGTCCTCTACAATTAAGGCACAATAGACAAAAAGTCAACTTTTAAAAAGGCACTCTAAACAGAGTTCCCTGGCAATATGACTAACTACTTCATTACTACTCACAATGGCacttatgacatgaatgaagGTGACATGAATGGAATGGAATTGGCCAAAGAAGCTGACAAGTAGCCACATTTTTCTTCAGGATCGGATATCGTGATTCATCATTATTTGATTGTCTTGCAATATAGAATTGATCACAGTATTGCTTTATCCTGATATATACGTTACCCTCCAATTCCCAGGACTAGTCAGAAGTGTATCCCACTAGGAAGGTGAGACATTAAATTGCAAGCcagacagaaaaatgaaagtTGCTCTTTAGGCTCAAGTCATACTTTCCAAATAGTGGAAAGACTGTGCCATCATAGGTAGTAAAAGAGGCATAAAAGAGGCGTAAAAGATGCGTAACAGAAGGGGGGCGGTGGCAATGTGTAACGCAGTAGACAATATGAAGAAATGACAGTGGAACTTTGTTACAGTGCTGTTGCAGAATCACAATCTGTTAACAGCTTCAGATtaactctcttctcccaacttctaaagagaaaaatatttttctttctttcatattCAATTTTTTTACTTATTCTGACAAAATAATACATTACTCAGGGGCATAAATAGCAGAATAATTGCCACAAGGCCAAAAGAATTATACTTTCCACATCAGTGAGAGGATCACAGTTGGTGAGTTACTTCGACTACTTTTAAACCACTACTAATATACGACTGCATGGACCAATCTCACATGAAACAtgtctgcaaacaaacaaaaagtcaaagaatTGCAAGAATTGAATGATTGTTTTCTTTAGTGAGTAGTCTTGTTATATGCAGGACTAAGTAGAATAAGTGGTTGATTGTTACAGGGGAAGAGAAaggtccctcctcaccctgtcAGGGTATATTGCTGCTTATTTTAAGCAGAGGGGTCTCATTTCAAACTAAAGGGGTCAAAGCAAGCTGCTCATTTTACGTTAACCTACATTTACAGTGCAGAAATGTTGGATTTTTCAAGGCTAATAGGAGTTGCCATTGTTAGATGCCGAAATAATTCAGGCATCAATACAAGTGGTCATtgttaaactaaaaaaacaccctgatcTTACTCCAGTTCTTGTAATTTCCTTTGCAGCTCCATAGAAAACGCttgtctgtttcctgtcttaaGGCTGTCAGCAGCCTGAGAGAAGCACGTCGACAGCTCAGCATAATTGTCCATCAACTTCCCCTGGTCTGAGCACACGTACGCCACGCAGAAAGGACGCACCATTCCCCGAGCCTCCAGGTCATACAGGGTCATGTGGTGAACGTAAGCAAATGCACTCTCAGCAGAATCTCCCAAAACCACTTTAGAGTCCTCACTGAAGTTGAGGCGGGGGCCGGGTGATGCAGGAGGGGTGTGGCCGGGGCCGGACGCCTGGTAGTCCACAGACATGATGCGAACAGAGAAGTGGTTGAGGTCGAACGATCCGATGACTCTGGAGTCGTCTGGTATTGTCAGCACAGGCTTCGGCCCCACCTTGAAACATACGGCAGAGGTTGGAGGAGACCATGTCAACTCTGATCTCACACAGCTTATAAGTATTATTTTAGTTTATAAAATACTCATTTCTTGAAGTGAGAGAAACCGGTTGGAGAGCCAGAGTGGAAACAAGGCTAAACACTGCTACAGACGGTTTGTACAACAAACTTAAGAGAGGACCTAAGTTTGACTCTTGTGAAGAAAGTTATGACTCCATGATATATCAAGGATATATTTTATACCGCtatattcatctttaaaaaatggcaAATTATACCTTTAATGGAGGAAGGATAAACTCAAAGGGTCATCTGGCAGAACACGAATCTTGAATATATTTAATGTAGATCTACTACACAGGTATGTAAAGCCcctatttgatttatttatctgttatctatttatttattttattgcgaCATATCTCATGGtttaagaaaataacaaagaaataaatcaactaTAGAAACAAtgatgttcaaaaacactgcatCTGATTAATTAACTAATGTCAAATATGTGTCATATAGATTAGTTTACACAGAAAAAGCTGCATGAATGGAacgttttgtttattttttaaccattgGTATACAGGTGAGAGATATGCTACAGCTTCAAAAACAATGGAAAAAATACAACCAGGAACTATACACAGGATCAGTTTGGCAGTGTTTACTTTTAGTTCTGATACTAGTCAActgtattgttattgttgtttgttttgggaTTATGTGTCACTTGGCCGCTGTGATGAAATATTACATGATTATCTCTCTATCGTCATAATTACAGTCTTAGTGGGAATTTGGCACTGATATCAAAGACACCGGTAAGCCAGTGTTTTTGATTTCCAGTTTTGTCGAGTTTTTCAACTTacttcaaatgtaaaaacaatgacaggacagacttgttttaaagttacaaacatCAACTCTAAACTATTAGAGAACTTAAAATTTCcgtttctgatatttttaaagaatatttgtGATCATTACAAGTAGTCCCTCTGTGTTTCTGAAGGCTATTTTGTATCTGACTCATCATCTAAACACTTCATATGTTTTTGTTCTCAGGTCTCTCTTGTAAATTAGATTGAAATCACAATGATTTCCTGAGTGCTTTATTAAAATCacttaacaaataaagttataaCACAGCAATATGTGTGCTAATTATTATAGATGatgtgtcagtgaacacatttaATTTTATAATACTAGGCTATAGTTTCGTCCTAttactttaaacatttaatactGCTATAAGACTGTTTACTTTTTAATGTTGCACAGGAAACTGCACCATTGGTTAATGTCAAGATAAGCAAATGtctttacacttaaatacatttatgcATCATAGGCTTGTCTTTTAATgcacttttttcatttgaatgtattGTACATGccttttctattctttttatattaaaaaaaaacaaaaaactctaaAAATCCAAAACTCACCTGCTCAGAGAATTCAGCCACCAGAATAAAGTCTCTGTGAAACTGGGCAGAGGTGATCCAGGGGTTAGACGAAGGTAGAAGGGGTACAGACAGGTCTTCTGGTAGACCATGGGACTCCTGGTCCTCTTCTCCTTCCCCGAACCCCTCAGTGCCGGTGAAGGCCAACAGGTCAGGAGACCCGATCATCTTCAGACCGTGAGGGGGTCTCTGATCAAAACATCGCTACCGCCCCGGTGACGTCGGTGAGTCAGCTGTTCAGACAGCCGCTAGAAGAACTGGTGCGTTTTTAAAACTTGTTACGCAGTTTTTTACATTCATCAGGCGATTAAAACAAACCGGGATGTGTCGAATGAAAACTCTAATAATTTTCCAAATAGCTTTCCTTTAAACTACAGCAGTCACGTAAACAAGCGGAGTTTCACAGAACAAGAGCAACTTCACAGAGAAGTGAAAGTTCCCCTCGGGCGCCACAGAGTCACACGGCACGGTAACCTTTGTCCCGGgatttgtctttcttctttttcgtTATTGTTGAGCCATAGCCTGATTCAAGCTACAACCTGAGCCTCGGTGTCACGTTGTTCCCCAATAAAATGAACCGTCTGCATCCCGTAGAAGCCATGTGACAGCTGGCCGGTCCGTTAACAGCAGGGGAAAGCGGCTGCAGGCTCGGGCTCCCGAGTCAAGTCAGAAATGTTACTAGAGACTTCCGCTACcgtcagtttcaaaataaaatacctttTGTATTTTCTCAACGCTGAAGATTTACTTCCTTGTTCCTTGTTCCTTTGCCAACTTAGTTAACTAGTAAATTTCATACAAACATGTAGCTCACAGCGCTTTACAATAAAACAGGCATCATTTCCAACAATAAGTACAATTGCAATACTAAAatgtaacaacaaaacaataacatatTACATAAAATGCTGCACGAgtgattacatttaaaaataagagaatacaattaaaagttggtttaaaaacatgaatttctTTTACAGAATACTTGAACAGCTTGCCACTCTGATATCAAGAAGCTGTGAGATCATGGTAAAGCCAGATGTGCGTCCAGTCTTTCTAGACTGACTTGGCCCAACTGGGAGTGTGGGACACTGACTTATAGGCGGGGCATAAAAGTGTGTGCATGCTCATGTAGATGAATAGCATTAGACAatgcaaatagccaatcataagCTGTTTCCATATATGcgctcctgaacatttctagataATTGCAgaaggactgcccctgaaatcctcctgatcctGTAGTTCACacctgcacctcacagcaggaggagacTCCTGTCTATCCCTGTCTGACGGgaggggtgcagagggtctcctgaggcaacatatgaaaataaaatcacaacaagAAGTGGCAaaggaagcaacagagtcccCTATACAATGCTATAaaagaatatttgcctttatatcaatgccgTGTGTAATTCAAAAGAATTACAATATCAACAAAGCAGTGGAGAATAAcatactggcaaacagaaaTCATAATGCTGCATCTTAATTACTGTACATGCATGAAGATTGCAATATTAGCATAcagacagtctgtggttgtGGTCCAATTGTAGGGAATAATCGTCACCATCCCCTCCTACTCGCTCAAGATGATTATATCATGccgcattctcacatcagctcactcagactttcaaaggaaaaaaatctaaGGGGCTGGCATGACcaactctggataaagtcaaaataaaaaatgtggctttttgCATTcagacatgcagctcctcctgcaaatatcaggagtttttcaggagttttgtacAAGTGTGAAAAAGGCTATAATTTAGGATTTTGGGGTTTTACCTGTGGCAGACATTTAGATTACAAGGGGGACCAGGGCCGCACTCTCTAGATCTGCCCCTAGATCGAAACAATGTTAAACAcgtttgaaaataaaattaaaaagccaaattaaaaaaaacatttgaaaatatctTGCCACATTGGTTTCCAGAGGCAGTTAGTTCCAGAGTTTACAGCATGCAtgaaaactaaatgtttttttaggccTACATATAGGGACTCTTAAAACAATCTATCAAAAACTAATGCTGTCAAATACACATTTAGAATAGATTCCCTTTGATGATCTTTATTGTACAGTTTTTGTTAAAGCTGTTCTGAAGACTTGTTGATTCTCCTGTGAAATATTTTGGTAAATGAAGTATAACTGATATTTAACTGCTTTTAATTTAGACTTCCTTATATTATATCTGATACTTGCTAATTTATGCCATTCAGTATATTAATAAGGGTAGAAAAAAATTAAGACCAATGTAATTAATGTATCTTCTCTTAAACTAGTTAAACTTTAATTTTATAAACCAAATAAAAGCTAAAACAACACCTTTACCTTTTAACCTGCCATTGGCCCTGAGGATTACAATGCACCTATGAACCCTCTTGAACAAGTAAGCCTATTAAACAATGAAACCTGACGTGAACCTGTCAAACCTCTTGTAAGTTTATTTGAGAGAAATGTCTTCAGAAATCATAATCCAAAGATCCTATATTAACTAggacacatttaaatgaaagttGTTTAGTGCAGCATCCCCCACTCTAAACAAAATGAACTACTATTTAAACCTATTCTATACGGGAGGAACTCTTATAAGACTTTTATTAAACCCAGGAATCTCAATGTCAACCAgtaaccctttttttaaacacataaataagtTTAATCTCTTGTATGCTGCTGCCAAGTTTACACCTGAGAAAGCATATCAAACAGCTTATAAACAAGTGAAACCTGTAATAAACCCATTTATCcttaaaataattcatttaataTGTAATATCCGCTAAGCTGTAAAACCTGTGAAGTGAAATGTAATGAATTTAAAGTAAAACTCAGCATAAAGTAGAAACATTCAGAGTGCCTCATAAGTACATGTACTTAATTACTTTCAACAGTCCAAACTAgtccatttcatttttttttttttttaccttttaaagaaaaagtaccTTCCTccacatttgaaaatgaaaaatataaacatcacagaACAGAGGCTTCTGCCAGCCAACTATCACTCACCTACagatgaaacataaaaaaacccaGATGCTCTTCATGACACCAAACAGATCCTCTTTGATGGTGGATCTGTAACAAGGAGCAGCTTCAGTTTCTGACCAAGGCAGCTCGTCAGTGATGTCTAGCGATGGCTACTTTATAAATGTTGAATCTGTTATCACTTCTATAGGGGCTTtataataaatagaaaaaagaacCTGCCTGCTCCCCCCCAGCTCATTACTGTGTGTATACCTACATCAGCATGAGAGCTTTATCATGTCGCATGTTGGAGATCATTAATTTTTGGTGTTCGGCTGATGCTGGTAATAACTTTACTAGAGtaagaagataaaaaacaaacagtgaaaaccAAGAATGAGAATCTAGACaactgctttcatttttatttgtcgtTTCACTGTTCACTCAGAAAACCCAAATTCTTTCACTCAAGACTCAAGAAAACACAACCCAAAGAAATACCCACAACATTCATACTGTTTTAAAAGCAAGTGCTTAAAATGATTAGGCATTTTTCAACCATTATTTAGAGTAAGTTAACCCAGGTGACAGAACACTTAACAATATGAACAAAATACTGCTGAACATCGACCTCCACTGTGAGAAAATGTACACGCTGAGTTTAATAAAACCTAGTCAGACTGAGATGTTATTTGAGTGCAGCTAAATCTGGTCATTTTCAGcaggaaaatatatatttcacatAGTTAGAATATATTAAAGTAGATTTATGCAGAGCAAACACTATAAATTAtaggacagaaagaaaaattgCACAAGAGCAAAAAATCTCTACGTCTTTCCTGCTGTTGACGGAGAGACTGACTAATTATTCATTTTTGCACTGACAACctgcaataaaaaacatcacagacacttAAAAGCAAACTTGTCTTTAGTTTGAGAAGAGTTGTGATTAGGCACATTGTTCAAGATAAACACTTCCTCAGCTCCTTTACATGGCACTTCTCATCTCAAAGTGATTAGCTTAACTCCATCATCACTTTCACTCGTGCAGACTTCTCCTCGCTTCTCCTCCATCAGTGTAGACATCAGGTGTCTGTTGTATTGTCAttcctgctgtgctgtgtttcCTTGTATCTAAGCAGAATGGAGAAGCTAAGAAAGGAGAGAAGTCTTCTTACAGAGAACTACATCATTGTCTATGTTTGtctgatatttgttatattAGCAATATTTCCGGCTCTGACACAGCGCAGTAGAGCATGAAGCCTATCTGATCCACCTGGTCCTCTGACAAGCTGCTCAGCAGATTGACAGCTGGCTTGAAGTAACTGTGTAGCGCCCCTTGCTCCAGGTAGCCAATAAGCTCTGTGACACATTGCTGGAACCTCACATCGAGGCTGACCTCGGACCAGTCGCTCTCACTGTCACTAAGGTGCAGGATTAGGTTTGCCAGGGGGGCCGCCTCGAGCGCTCGCAGTGCAGGGTTCAGTTTGCACACCGCTTTGAGGATTTTAAGAGTGTGTCTCCGGCATCCATCGTCAGCACTGTCAAGCTGAGTCAGTCGCTGGGTCTCCCACGGGTAAAGGGACAGGTGCCAGGCATTGACCCAGGGAGAGGTGAGCTCAGGTTGGCAGGTCAGAGCCACATCTTCCTCCCTCAGCAGAGGCAACATGGAGATGAAGAGGGGCGGGTCAGTGCTATCTGCCCCTTCACTTCCAGGTCTAAAGGATTACAGCAGATGTCAAAACTGTTagacagagcagacacacaaagtttcatacacacatcacacaggTCCATTGCTTAAACTATTTCAAACTTGGATGCCTACTATTAATCCAGCAGGTAAGGAAACACTTTACCCATCATCTGGAttcatgtttcctgtttattttaaatcaaatatttactctCATTTTAGCTCTATTTTTGTCTTCACcatctgaacaaaacaaacctgcATAAAGCTTCATTAAGAAGCGAAATTATGTCCACATTGTTCACTAACTCTGGCCGTTTCTCGTATGTGTATGGTCAGGTGTTTACAATAATTTAATtatctaaatgtttttatatgctGAAAGCAAAGAGAGGTAgtgacaattaaaacaaaaggtTTCTTTTAGCATCTTGTTTGCCCAGGTTGATATCAATGATTTTTATGAAAATGGCTTTGTTGAAACTACAGCTGCAAGGTTTAAACAATTAGTAATTAATTGAATTAATCCCCCATTTCTATAATGGTCTGagtaattttttaaaaaaacaagttcagttTGTCCAGCCTCTtaactgtgaatgtttttgtagtttctgcagcatgatgggatttgtttcaaatgtaaagtgggttataatgtgttattattatgaCTACTCCTCCCTGATAGTAAACTTGAAAATCTTTTGGTTGAGGtcaaaagcaaacatttgaaGGTGACATTTTTATCAATTGTCAGACATGGTATTaacaagaaaacatgttgatcattaaaaaaatataaattaaataactGGAACATAAGTTGCAGTCATAATCAATAGTTTTAATTTAAGGTTGTTATACATATGGCACACAATTTGCAGAGACTAATTGATTGACGGTTGATATACAGTAGTTTTCTTTGAAAATGGACAAATTTTATCATTGAAACGTATAAATTTTTTTGGTAACTGACAAACTGTAACTTTTGTAAAAATTTAGATAattaataacaacaaaaaacataatctgTGGTGTTCATTTATACAAACCCAGAATGCCTTTTGTTATCAAATGTATACCACTTTATCTCTGGTATTCTATCAAACTTTCCCTGgctttaatgtattttattgactCCCGCATAACAAATATGTTTTACTTAAAttatttgattcatttaatttttatcTTAAAGTAATTTATTAAagccttctttttgttttagtcttttatcattttatctATTCCTGTCAATTTCAGATTTTATTTCCTATCCGCCGTTTCTCTGTGAGGCTGCATGTTTTTAAGGATAAGagaggtgctatataaataaagttgagttgagttaaatcataacataaaaataattaattaatgaaaatGCTCGGGCACACACCTTATTTCCACTCTCAGGTCTGGTCCCCCCAGTACAGGTCTGACTTGACAGTCCAGAGTGCTGCTGATGGAGGGCCAGTTAATAGTTTCCATGACAGCTTTACTAAACATGTTCATAACAGATTCTGCAGACAGGTAACCACCAACCAGGTACCTACAAGACACAAGGAGAGAATTAgtgaataacttttttttccccagaaaaatattatttttataccATTAGCTGTGCAACATAGTCATTGAAGACTGCTGCTTCAATGTCAGTAACACAGGCTCATTTAAacccatgcaaaaaaaaattagtGTGTTaaggtttaatttaaaaaaaaaagttctgaacACTTAAGTTTtattctctgagca
This window of the Labrus mixtus chromosome 2, fLabMix1.1, whole genome shotgun sequence genome carries:
- the smcr8b gene encoding guanine nucleotide exchange protein smcr8b, translating into MIGSPDLLAFTGTEGFGEGEEDQESHGLPEDLSVPLLPSSNPWITSAQFHRDFILVAEFSEQVGPKPVLTIPDDSRVIGSFDLNHFSVRIMSVDYQASGPGHTPPASPGPRLNFSEDSKVVLGDSAESAFAYVHHMTLYDLEARGMVRPFCVAYVCSDQGKLMDNYAELSTCFSQAADSLKTGNRQAFSMELQRKLQELEYTRLTLQQDPERLRAVNGLTEEEESEDELEAVERLICNHRDLLRQVTSYPNRKMKQPDFLPYDPADSLTDLSALMPLQPCPPYAFFSSSSCRSDRQLKPLHELCNSYFLSLMKEQLSETERRLRGDRGALQTARLTRSLSRRLELVNFMFELWSPEGREEEEEGRESAEAELQMRKKSSMEELQSEPMSLESFSSCVEEIPIKMEAGDSGRVTPDPYVATEMMGSVSSGDSIEVLGTEKSYRTQHLDAKSDSRETPVMMVDTSLRRAAGDSGIRRGRVYARRANSEDSIEVLSTTESICPEDLTAITEEEAEHQPLGNGFEKLTESNADDVLKVERKLNATTSASENEKEEPVQEERSEFDREESLKQTTVSGEVLIKEKKVTDCLESSQIHEDKHPEKTPKPLQVDEATASTSQWSEVNQMVKTAPNLHVYFAPPVALGEIEMWTRPCPPLRLVSVEEASDCTSFTSDPPSPTQNIYSNIQSHKRRRRKAGLRALRFLKQNSFSQHALFCLLSGRPLVVIGGDEILVRKMVDALSLFLPAPGPERNAVMPCLSAPLQLTDLITWRLIGIHRSPSSSSTSILHSLARYSRYLAMLDLDQRTLNCPSYSGSLISRLADPHTGISRGITYLLHLESCLTALTNQALLYTFNSALQKHLRTAAGTDGNEKEDRLATQGMCSSESDLKVIEFLSDLISQRHVHGPPVLRFSLSSVHLHRNTNAT